A genomic window from Blastococcus saxobsidens DD2 includes:
- a CDS encoding glucose-6-phosphate isomerase, whose translation MSLRVTAHGLQVPEPVRAQLLQDDVAARLVRKDATLWGPDAESEAAVRLGWLDLPASSRSLLAQLADLRGTLASEGLDRIVLCGMGGSSLAPEVICRTAGVPLVVLDTTDPGQVATAMTDLERTVVVISSKSGGTVETESQRRAFIAAFAETGLDEKQIGARFVVVTDPGSPLAETAAAMGARAVFLADPTVGGRYSALSAFGLVPSALAGADVAALVDDAEELAERLADPAGPAMELGIALGAAFRTGRDKLALADAGDTPIQGFGDWAEQLIAESTGKEGRGILPVVLESPQAPAGSAADVLLALVGAEAPGSAPSIGVTGPLGAQFLGWEYATAVAGRVLGINPFDQPNVTESKKNTRTILAVGLPDDEPVATIGAVEIRGSAELLTGVDLSIHDGLSLALDSLLAIIPPRGYLAVMAYLDRLGDARAADVRAALARRTEHAVTFGWGPRFLHSTGQYHKGGPQVGVFLQITGTVADDLPVPDQPYTFGTLQAAQAAGDRKALADRARPLLHLHLTDRAAGVGQLLSTLG comes from the coding sequence GTGAGCCTGCGGGTCACCGCGCACGGGCTGCAGGTGCCCGAGCCGGTCCGCGCACAGCTGCTGCAGGACGACGTCGCCGCCCGGCTGGTCCGCAAGGACGCGACGCTGTGGGGTCCGGACGCCGAGAGCGAGGCCGCCGTCCGGCTGGGCTGGCTGGACCTGCCGGCGAGCTCCCGGTCGCTGCTCGCCCAGCTGGCCGACCTGCGCGGCACGTTGGCGAGCGAAGGTCTGGACCGGATCGTCCTCTGCGGCATGGGCGGGTCCTCCCTCGCTCCCGAGGTCATCTGCCGGACCGCCGGGGTGCCGCTGGTCGTGCTGGACACCACCGACCCCGGGCAGGTGGCCACCGCCATGACCGACCTGGAGCGGACGGTCGTGGTGATCAGCTCCAAGTCCGGCGGCACGGTGGAGACCGAGAGCCAGCGCCGGGCGTTCATCGCCGCCTTCGCCGAGACCGGGTTGGACGAGAAGCAGATCGGCGCGCGGTTCGTCGTCGTCACCGACCCCGGTTCGCCGCTGGCCGAGACGGCCGCGGCCATGGGCGCCCGCGCCGTGTTCCTCGCCGACCCGACGGTGGGCGGCCGCTACAGCGCCCTGTCGGCGTTCGGGTTGGTGCCGTCGGCGCTGGCCGGCGCCGACGTCGCCGCGCTGGTCGACGACGCCGAGGAGCTCGCCGAGCGGCTGGCCGACCCGGCCGGCCCGGCGATGGAGCTGGGTATCGCGCTGGGCGCCGCCTTCCGGACCGGGCGGGACAAGCTCGCGCTCGCCGACGCCGGGGACACCCCGATCCAGGGCTTCGGCGACTGGGCCGAGCAGCTGATCGCCGAGTCCACGGGCAAGGAGGGCCGCGGCATCCTCCCGGTGGTGCTGGAGTCGCCGCAGGCACCGGCCGGGTCGGCCGCTGACGTGCTGCTGGCCCTGGTCGGCGCCGAGGCCCCCGGCTCAGCGCCGTCGATCGGCGTCACCGGCCCGCTGGGCGCGCAGTTCCTCGGCTGGGAGTACGCCACCGCGGTGGCCGGCCGGGTGCTGGGGATCAACCCCTTCGACCAGCCCAACGTGACCGAGAGCAAGAAGAACACCCGGACGATCCTCGCCGTGGGTCTGCCCGACGACGAGCCGGTCGCGACGATCGGTGCCGTGGAGATCCGCGGCAGCGCCGAACTGCTCACCGGCGTGGACCTCTCCATCCACGACGGGCTCTCCCTGGCGCTGGACTCGCTGCTGGCGATCATCCCTCCGCGCGGGTACCTGGCCGTCATGGCGTACCTGGACCGCCTCGGGGACGCCCGCGCGGCCGACGTCCGGGCGGCGCTGGCCCGCCGCACCGAGCACGCGGTCACGTTCGGCTGGGGCCCGCGCTTCCTGCACTCGACCGGCCAGTACCACAAGGGCGGCCCGCAGGTCGGCGTCTTCCTCCAGATCACCGGCACGGTGGCCGATGACCTGCCCGTGCCCGATCAGCCGTACACCTTCGGAACCCTGCAGGCCGCCCAGGCCGCCGGT
- the tal gene encoding transaldolase: MAQNENLAELSRAGVAVWLDDLSRDRIRSGNLQSLVDEHSVVGVTTNPTIFAAAISGSESYDDQLHALAVRQVSVEEALRTITAADVRDACDLLAPVAQRQPGDGRVSLEVAPGLANDTDATAAEAAHLWWLVDRPNLYIKIPATEAGLPAITTSISRGISVNVTLIFSLDRYRAVMDAYLSGLEQRLAENPEAELSGLDSVASFFVSRVDSEIDKRLDAAGADAQLKGKAGVANAQLAYQAYEEVFSSDRWRALEAKGARPQRPLWASTGVKNPDYSDTLYISELIAPGTVNTMPEKTLMAYADHGRPATPVQKSYDDAAAVLQAVRDAGIDLDDVFRVLEDEGVQKFVDSWDELTESVRTELEDKK; encoded by the coding sequence ATGGCACAGAACGAGAACCTGGCCGAACTGTCACGGGCCGGGGTGGCCGTCTGGCTCGACGACCTGTCCCGCGATCGCATCCGCAGCGGCAACCTGCAGTCGCTGGTCGACGAGCACTCCGTCGTGGGCGTGACCACGAACCCGACCATCTTCGCCGCGGCGATCAGCGGGTCGGAGTCCTACGACGACCAGCTGCACGCGCTGGCGGTGCGGCAGGTGAGCGTCGAGGAGGCGCTGCGCACCATCACCGCCGCCGACGTCCGCGACGCGTGCGACCTGCTCGCGCCGGTGGCGCAGCGCCAGCCCGGCGACGGGCGCGTCTCCCTCGAGGTGGCTCCCGGGCTGGCGAACGACACCGACGCCACCGCCGCCGAGGCCGCGCACCTGTGGTGGCTGGTGGACCGGCCGAACCTCTACATCAAGATCCCGGCCACCGAGGCGGGCCTGCCGGCGATCACCACGTCGATCTCCCGCGGGATCAGCGTCAACGTCACCCTGATCTTCAGCCTCGACCGCTACCGGGCCGTCATGGACGCCTATCTCAGCGGCCTCGAGCAGCGGCTGGCCGAGAACCCCGAGGCCGAGCTGTCCGGCCTGGACTCGGTGGCGTCGTTCTTCGTGTCCCGCGTGGACAGCGAGATCGACAAGCGCCTGGACGCCGCCGGAGCCGACGCGCAGCTCAAGGGCAAGGCCGGCGTGGCCAACGCCCAGCTGGCCTACCAGGCCTACGAGGAGGTGTTCTCCTCGGATCGCTGGCGCGCCCTGGAGGCGAAGGGCGCCCGGCCGCAGCGCCCGCTGTGGGCCTCGACCGGCGTCAAGAACCCGGACTACTCCGACACCCTCTACATCAGCGAGCTCATCGCACCCGGCACGGTCAACACCATGCCGGAGAAGACGCTGATGGCCTACGCCGACCACGGGAGGCCGGCCACCCCGGTGCAGAAGTCCTACGACGACGCGGCGGCGGTCCTCCAGGCGGTGCGGGACGCCGGCATCGACCTCGACGACGTCTTCCGCGTCCTCGAGGACGAGGGCGTGCAGAAGTTCGTCGACTCCTGGGACGAGCTCACCGAGAGCGTCCGCACGGAGCTCGAGGACAAGAAGTGA